The following coding sequences lie in one Arachis ipaensis cultivar K30076 chromosome B05, Araip1.1, whole genome shotgun sequence genomic window:
- the LOC107644853 gene encoding 60S ribosomal protein L36-3 produces MAPKAPSTGLFVGMNKGHIVTKKELPPRPRDRKGKTSKRVHFVRNLIREVAGFAPYEKRITELLKVGKDKRALKVAKRKLGTHKRAKKKREEMSNVLRKMRAGGGGDKKK; encoded by the exons ATGGCTCCGAAGGCACCGAGTACGGGTCTTTTCGTTGGAATGAACAAGGGTCATATCGTCACCAAGAAGGAGCTGCCTCCCCGCCCCAGAGATCGCAAAGgg AAAACAAGCAAGAGGGTGCACTTTGTGAGGAATCTCATTCGTGAGGTTGCTGGTTTTGCGCCGTATGAAAAGCGTATAACTGAGTTGCTGAAGGTTGGAAAGGATAAGAGGGCATTGAAGGTTGCCAAGAGGAAGCTCGGTACCCATAAACGcgccaagaagaagagagaggagatgtCCAATGTCCTCAGAAAGATGAG GGCTGGTGGAGGCGGTGACAAGAAGAAGTAA
- the LOC107644855 gene encoding uncharacterized protein LOC107644855 gives MSILCGLPLLECVYCLACARWAWKRCLHNAGHDSENWGFANAEEFEPVPRLCRYILAVYEDDLRHPLWAPPGGYGINPDWLIHKKTYEDTRGCAPPYILYIDHDHADIVLAIRGLNLAKESDYAVLLDNRLGKRKFDGGYVHNGLLKAAGWILDTECEVLRELVETYPDYRLTFAGHSLGSGVAAMLTMVVVQNRDKLGDIDRKRVRCYAIAPARCMSLNLAVRYADVINSVVLQDDFLPRTATPLEDIFKSVFCLPCLLCLRCMRDTCISEEKLLKDPRRLYAPGRLYHIVERKPFRMGRFPPVVRTAVPVDGRFEHIILSCNATSDHAIIWIEKEAQKALDLIIEKDHDAMEIPEKQKMVRQETLTRHKEEHRAALQRAKTLDVPHAYTPPSEYGTFDDEKEEEEEEEKSSRRRLKGGSSSFGSTPNKTNNASESWDELIERLFDKDEHGHMVLKK, from the exons ATGTCAATCCTCTGTGGCCTTCCTCTTCTTGAGTGTGTGTATTGTCTCGCTTGCGCTCGCTGGGCTTGGAAAAGATGTCTTCACAATGCAGGCCATGACAGTGAGAATTGGGGATTTGCCAACGCCGAAGAGTTCGAGCCGGTGCCTCGCCTTTGCAGATACATCCTAGCTGTGTATGAAGATGATCTTAGACACCCCCTTTGGGCACCTCCTGGTGGTTATGGAATCAACCCAGATTGGCTAATACACAAGAAGACATACGAAGATACTCGCGGATGCGCTCCACCCTATATATTGTATATTGATCATGATCATGCTGATATAGTTCTTGCCATCAGGGGCCTAAACTTGGCAAAAGAGAGTGACTATGCAGTTCTTTTGGATAATAGATTGGGGAAGAGGAAATTTGATGGAGGGTATGTTCACAATGGGCTATTGAAAGCTGCTGGATGGATTTTGGACACAGAATGCGAGGTTCTGAGGGAGTTGGTGGAAACATATCCAGATTACAGACTTACTTTTGCTGGACATTCACTTGGATCAGGAGTTGCAGCTATGTTGACCATGGTGGTGGTGCAGAATCGCGATAAGCTTGGAGATATTGACAGGAAGAGAGTCAGGTGCTATGCCATCGCGCCGGCTAGGTGTATGTCGCTAAATTTGGCGGTGCGATATGCAGATGTCATCAACTCTGTTGTGTTGCAG GATGACTTCTTACCAAGGACAGCCACCCCATTGGAAGATATATTCAAATCTGTTTTCTG TTTGCCATGCCTATTGTGTTTGAGGTGCATGAGAGATACATGCATATCTGAGGAGAAGCTGCTCAAAGATCCAAGGAGACTCTATGCCCCTGGTCGCCTTTATCACATTGTTGAGAGAAAGCCCTTTAG AATGGGAAGGTTTCCCCCGGTTGTAAGGACGGCGGTGCCTGTCGACGGAAGATTCGAGCATATAATCCTTTCATGTAACGCCACGTCTGATCATGCCATAATTTGGATAGAGAAAGAAGCACAAAAGGCTCTAGAT TTAATAATAGAGAAAGACCATGATGCCATGGAAATCCCTGAGAAACAAAAGATGGTGCGTCAAGAAACATTAACTAGGCACAAAGAAGAACACAGAGCAGCACTACAGAGGGCTAAGACATTAGATGTTCCTCATGCTTATACACCACCATCAGAATATGGCACTTTTGAtgatgagaaagaagaagaagaagaagaagaaaagagctcAAGAAGAAGATTAAAGGGTGGTTCTTCTTCTTTTGGTTCAACTCCTAATAAAACCAATAATGCTAGTGAAAGCTGGGATGAGTTAATTGAACGCCTTTTTGATAAGGATGAGCATGGCCACATGGTGCTGAAGAAATAA
- the LOC107644854 gene encoding serine/threonine-protein phosphatase 7 long form homolog, which translates to MQEWQCARDSPHSFKVGHCTSLHSLFISNNYFRELEKSESKKNGEGEKKKKRRKMVRDITRSEDHIIEYLAHPTYGSRILECRHLNPPDTFDASVEELLRETGFYHISHVGRIQSHSVMVTALVERWRPETHTFHLPIGECTITLEDVAMILGLPTNGLPVTGPTDSSSSGLESECMWHFGVAPGIRDHRGSFIKLTWLRSLKRRLQLNDQLSRERYVKCHIMALFGTTLFCDKSGAGVHWKFLPLLRNVSEIKTYSWGAACLAHLYRSLCRASRYDCKDMDGPLTLLHVWAWERMPFLAPIPIEPRFPLARRWNDWEFPSSQYRHWTTNHVRKLLDLIQPDRFVWDVYSHDRIAPHLVPDDIREHEVIWNAMTPLISFECIEWHPADRVKRQFGLQQDIPGQPKSLGNAHGNVLTGPKNLNWAVAHSEWITIWTNRYSHILGGDPVKTCQASEIYMSWYNATYGNHLQLSFRLDQPLPLRVVPSQMSLDSRLQCPTTSSQSRGTMSFDSGRCDQDRGIDYHHNTGTSGNIPHYDLNVVAPPIQEHEDDDDDDVA; encoded by the exons ATGCAGGAGTGGCAGTGCGCCCGTGACTCTCCTCACTCCTTTAAAGTAGGTCACTGCACTTCACTTCACTCACTTTTCATTTCAAACAACTATTTCCGAGAGTTAGAGAAATCAGAGAGCAAGAAAAACGgtgaaggagagaagaagaagaagaggaggaagatggTTAGAGATATTACTCGTTCCGAAGATCATATTATTGAATATCTTGCCCATCCTACATAT ggtTCACGAATATTGGAGTGTCGGCACTTAAACCCACCAGATACCTTTGATGCCAGTGTTGAAGAGCTTTTAAGAGAGACCGGGTTTTACCACATCTCTCACGTTGGAAGAATACAAAGTCACTCAGTTATGGTGACAGCACTGGTCGAAAGGTGGCGGCCTGAGACTCACACATTTCATCTACCAATTGGTGAATGCACTATTACCTTAGAAGATGTTGCAATGATTCTTGGTCTCCCAACAAATGGTCTACCAGTTACAGGACCAACAGATAGTAGTAGCAGTGGTCTAGAAAGTGAATGCATGTGGCATTTTGGAGTTGCACCTGGAATAAGGGATCATAGAGGAAGTTTTATTAAGTTGACGTGGCTTCGCAGTCTTAAACGTCGCTTACAGTTGAATGATCAACTTTCTAGAGAAAGATATGTCAAGTGTCACATTATGGCCCTATTTGGTACAACGTTATTTTGTGACAAGTCTGGAGCTGGGGTGCATTGGAAATTTCTACCTTTGCTTCGAAATGTTTCAGAGATCAAGACTTACAGTTGGGGAGCGGCATGCCTAGCCCACCTATACAGATCATTGTGTCGGGCATCACGTTATGATTGTAAGGATATGGATGGTCCCCTGACACTCTTGCATGTATGGGCTTGGGAACGGATGCCATTCCTTGCACCAATTCCTATTGAGCCACGTTTTCCGCTTGCTCGAAG GTGGAATGATTGGGAATTTCCCTCATCTCAATACAGACATTGGACAACCAATCACGTGAGGAAGTTATTGGATTTGATTCAACCAGACAGG TTTGTGTGGGACGTCTACAGTCATGATCGTATTGCGCCCCATTTAGTTCCAGATGACATCCGTGAGCATGAGGTGATATGGAATGCAATGACGCCACTCATATCGTTTGAGTGCATTGAGTGGCATCCCGCTGACAGAGTCAAGAGACAGTTTGGTTTACAACAGGACATTCCAGGTCAACCAAAGAGTCTTGGTAATGCACATGGCAATGTCTTGACTGGTCCAAAAAATTTGAACTGGGCTGTCGCACATTCTGAGTGGATAACGATTTGGACCAACCGATATTCTCACATCCTTGGTGGAGATCCTGTCAAGACCTGTCAGGCATCCGAGATTTACATGAGTTGGTACAACGCAACATATGGCAATCACTTGCAGCTGTCCTTTCGTTTGGATCAGCCACTGCCACTACGAGTGGTTCCGAGTCAAATGTCCTTAGATTCGAGACTTCAATGTCCTACCACTTCTAGCCAATCTAGGGGAACAATGTCTTTTGATTCTGGTAGATGTGACCAAGATCGAGGGATTGATTATCACCACAACACAGGCACTAGTGGGAACATACCTCATTACGACCTTAACGTTGTTGCACCACCAATTCAGGAgcacgaggatgatgatgatgatgatgttgcatAG